Within the bacterium genome, the region ACGCGGACGGCGCGGTTGGACTAATAGAAATATTTACCAGCCGATCCACCGTAACCCCACTTACTGAACTCGCCGCAGTAGAAGACCTGAAACTTCCCGCGAGAGGGGTCCCCGCAATAGTTATATTGACAGCAGGAGTTCCCGTGGTTCCATATGCACTCTGTTGTACCGCCCAAAAAATCGCCGAAGCGGATTGCGTTGCAGAATTTTTTGCAAATGAGTATGTAATAATCAATTGTGCGGTGCGCGATGTCATGGTGCCAGTAAAGGTTGCGGAAAGCTGATTATTCCCCTGCACCATGGAGCCGAGATTGTTAATGTCGCTCGAGAGTATCCAGAAGTTGTTCATAATTTCATTTGATGCTGTGTATGTATACGAAGTGGCGGGCGTGGGGACACTTGCTCCCAGTTGCGCAGCAAGCCCAAGGGAATCATTTGTTACCGCATGTGCAGTACCACGCATGTAGATATTCTTAAACGATGGGGTATCTTCTGGAATGTTTATAGTATCCGTCACATCAAGTGGAACTGCTGATGCTTTATTCCCATTAGATTCCAGCATGATCTCCTCAGTCTGCATGAGGGTTGTTGAATTCGTGTAATTAAATTTATAGGTAATAACCTGCTCCGCAGAAACAAGATTCATTTGATACCCGACAGTAGCGGCAATTTTTAAGTTATGAGCGACATTGAGTGTCAGTGAATTCTTTGGATGAAGTATGTAAATTGCTTGGCTGTTCGTTCCTCCACTATTATCCAAATAATACGCGCTTGCTGCATCGGCATCATAATTTACCGCAAAGGTGCTGTCCGTTGTTCCTGTCGCAGGGATTTGTCCGCGTATTTCTGACCATGCAGAAACGACAACAGGAGAATCTTCCGTTACAGCCATAGTGGGACTTGTAAAGGTAACACCCGTTGCGCCTACTGCAACATTTCCTGCAGATTGCCCAATACGATACTTGATGGTGCTGATTTGCGTCGCAGCAGTGTCATCATAATCATAAGTAATGAACATTTTTGCGTTTTCCATTTTGCGCGGCACACCCGCGACATTCGCGCGAAATGTGATATTCTTGGTACCCGGTCCCTGCATGGCGGCCTGCATAGCAGTAGTAAAATTCGGCCTTACGAGAATCGTATAGTTTTCACCCGAAGATTGATATGACGCTGAATTAAAAACGGTTTCAGAAAATCCCGAGGGCGTGAGGCCGAGCGTAACGATCCCCGGAGGTCCTGTGAGTGCGCTTTGAAATGTATAATCAATCCACGCCGACTTGATCATTGTGGGTGATACAATGGCATCAGGCAAGTCTATGGTAAATACGGAATTCCAATTTGTTCCCGCGGCAACACCTATTCCCGATGTTTGATTTTGCCCGACAAAAAATTCTATTGTTTTTGTTTTCGTTCCCGCAGCATGGGCTATTGGAATCTTACCAATACCTCCTTGACCAGTAAAAAAATAACCGATGAGCACCGCGGACATGTTTGAGAATGCGAACAGTGCAATAAACAACGTAATCAAGAGTTGTTTAAATGTATTTTTCAATAAAGTAAAGATCTTGATCATAGAACGTACGTGGCATATTAACAGCACATTTATATTTGAAATTATACACGCCTGAAGATATTTTGACTAATACTCACAAGACTATCTGTGCTCATTATTATTGTAATTTAATAGCCCCCGGCATGCTTGTGTTGTCTATGTTTCCATCATCAGAAAAATATGAATTTGGGGATATACTGCAGGAAGATGACGGTGCTGGGTCAGCAGGAAACGATTTTCCTGCGCTCCAATTGGTCTGAGGACAAACCTTGTTCCGCCAACGAATCACATATTCTGTTTGCACGATAGGTTCTCCCCCACTCCAACTAACCGAAACGACAACTTTTTGAGTAGACGGATCGTCTGAATAGTTACCAACTGGACTGCATGTGGTACTACTCGCAACCCCGCGACTGCCATCATTACATCGGCTTACGTTTTCAATAATAAAATATCTCATAAAATTAACTCCGTTCACCAAAATTGATTCATCGGAACCGCCTGCTGAAACAGACCACGTTCCATTCAAAGCAACGGGATAGTAATGCGTACCATTATGTGCCAACCCGAATATAGTCTGCCATCTTCCATCTCCAATTGCGCGAATTGCTTCAATGGTCTCATTGAGGATTCCTACTGCCACATCCCTCTCTCCTGCCATCTTATCACTTTGTAAACTTACAAATACCATTTGTGAACCAATTGAAAGAATGATGCCCAGAATCGCTGTGGCGACAAGGATTTCAAGAAGCAACGCCCCGCGTTTTTGGGTAGAACGTAGAATATAAAGTTTTGAATTCGGAAATGATTTCAACATAATTCTTTTATCTTTTTTATAAACATGTTGAGTAGTTTATGGAATCGTTATCCTGCCTAATACACCGTCCCCTGTGCAGTCACCGTAATGGTAGCTGTGTCGCCTAGAGATGAAAGCCCGAGTGTCATTGCAGTGGCTGTTCCACTTATTTTTGAAAAAATAATTTCTTTACTCAAACCCTCTCCCGGATTGGTAAATATTACCCCGCGCGGTAGTGTTGTGGTTGAATGAACGGCCGTGAGCACATCGATATAATTTGTAGGTGTTGAAAAGATTTCGTAGTAATCGTCTGCGCTATTCACTGCACGCATACCCCATTTCATGTTATTCTCACCCGCCATAGACTTTGCTCGTACATTTTTAATGTCAGACATCAATGTTTTACTAGTAGCTTGAGATTCAATAGTCGTTACCGTATTATGAAAATATCCCGCTCCTGCTGCACTCAATCCCGCAAGAATAGCAATGACAATCAAAATTTCAAGCAAACTTATGCCTCGAGAAAGATTATAGAAATTAGACATACGGTCTAAGTAAATTTACCTACGAGCTGATAGATAGGGAGTAGTATCGAGAGAGCGACGGCACCGATAACAAGCCCCATAAAAAGAAGGAGGACCGGCTCAATGAGCGAGGATAGGTCTTTTAGTTTTCCGTCAACTTCTTCTTCATAAAAATCTGATACAGTCGCAAGGATAGAGGTGAGTGTCCCTGTTTTTTCTCCCATAAGAATGAGGCTTACGAACAGATGGGGAAACAAATGGGGATATTTTAAAAATGTTTGTGAAAAAGGAATTCCGCTTTGTATTTCTTTTGCAGATTTTAAAATCGCTTCGCGATAATAATAATTTCCCACCGAGTTTGCTGAAAGCTCAAGCGCTTCTGTCGCGGGTATTCCGCTCCCAATGAGACCCCCCAGAGTACGCGCAAAGCGTATAAGTGCTACTTTTTTTACAAGATCACTTGCAATCGGAACCTTAAGTAATATTTTAAAAAAGAATTTTCTCCCGCGTTCAGTTTTGCGAAAAAAAACAAAGAACCAAATGAAAAACGCAACAATTCCTACATCAACAAAGATATAGGTCGAAAGAAAATTACTTGTTGCAATAAGTATCTTTGTCACGAGAGGTAATTCAACGCCACTTTGTAAAAATGCTTTTGTCAGTCGCGGAAGTACAAAAATCAGCAAAAGCCCGATTACTGCAACCGAACCAACAAGAAGTATGACGGGGTAGGTGAGCGCAGATCTTACCTTACGGGTGAGATTATATTCTTTGGTGAGATATTTCCCTAAGTTATCAAGTGTCACGTCCAGCTGTCCAGATGCTTCAGCCGCTTTAAGCATTCCCAGAAACATGGGCGGAAAATATTTCCCATTCATCTCAAACCCTCGTGAAAGCGGCTGCCCGTTTTTTACTTGCGATTTTGCAGTACGCAAAACTTTCTGTAGAATTTTCTTTTTAGTGTCCTCAATAAGAATATCAAGTGCCTCAATAATGCCGAGCCCCGCACGAATCGCAGCTGAAAGATTGCGAACTAAAAAAACAATGTCGACAGGCGTGATGCGCTCAAAAATTGAGATAGCCAAAATTCCTTCTTTTTCTCCAATCTTAATCTGATTGATAGACACAGGAGTCAATCCACGTTTATTCAAATGTGTGACCACCTCGCGCTCATTGGCGGCATCAAACTCACCTCGAATTATTGCGCCATCTTTGTCATACCCTTCGTAGAAATAGATGCTCATAATACATTTATATTACTCCCTCACCACCCTTAATATTTCCTCAATAGTGGTCATTCCCCGTTCAACTTTCCCGAGACCATCCTCAAACATTGTTACCATTCCTTCACGAATCGCCACCTTGCGAATTTCCCCTACTGTAGCAACTTTCATAAGAAGCTCCCGAATCGCATTACTCACCTGGAACAACTCGAAGATACCAATTTGTCCCGTAAACCCCGTATTGCCGCATACCTTGCACCCCTTACCACGATAGAGCGTAGTTGGTGTATTTTTTATATTACCTTCACCAAGTGTTTTTATCTCCCCCACAATAAGATGATTTATTTCTGCGGGGATGGGGTATGACTCAACACATGATGTACATATCCTACGAACTAAGCGTTGAGCTATCACGAGATTCACGGTTGAAGAAAGTAGGAATGCGGGAGCACCCATATCAAGAAGACGGGGCAGGGCCGAGGGAGCATCATTCGTATGAAGAGATGAAAGCACTAAATGTCCCGTAAGGGCGGCATGGACTGCGATTTCTACTGTTTCATTGTCACGTATCTCACCAATCATTATGATGTCGGGATTTTGACGCAAAAGTGCACGCAGACCATTAGCAAAGGTGATGCCTGATTTTGAATTTACCTGCGTTTGATTAATGCCGGATACTTGATATTCTATCGGATCCTCGATTGTCGTTATATTTACTTTTGTCGTATTCAAAATATTGAGCATTGCATAGAGCGTAGTTGTCTTTCCGTGTCCCGTAGGACCCGTAACCAATATCATTCCGTGGGGTTTTTTGATCTCCTCATCAATCCGAGTTTGCATTTTTTCAGGAACACCCAGGTCATCGAGAGTAAGTGGACGAGCGGAATTTTTCAATAGTCGCATTTCAACTTTTTCACCATGGAATATCGGCATGATGTTGGTACGAATATCAATAGCTGTACCGTCCTCAATTTCAAAACGAAATCGTCCATCTTGGGGTGTTCTATGTTCATCGATTTGTAGGTTGCCAAGAATTTTCACCCGCGCAACAAGAATTGGCGCAATCGTTTTGGGAAGTGCTAATATTTCCTGCATGATTCCATCGATACGAAATCGTACCAGGAGAGCTTTTTCGAGCGGCTCAAAATGGATATCGGAAGCATTGAGTACCGCTGCATGCTCCACGATATTATCAAGGATCGCCACAATGGGAACCGCGGAAGCTGTTTTTGCCAAATCTGTATCACTGCTCACGGCAATTAAAAGTGACTTTTCTATGTTTTCAGATATTGTTTGATTAAATCCTACGCCAATTTTCTTTTTATATTGCCTAAGACCATATTTAAAGCTCGTAATCGTCATGAGATGTGTTTCTATCCAAACACCAAGTTTTGCGCGCAAGAATTCAATCGTATCAAGATCGAGCGGATCAAGCATCGCGATTTTGAGAATTTTTTTAGTCACATCATGCTCAAAAGCAATAACGCTCTTTGATTTAGCGTAATTTTCTGAAACAAGCTCAAGTGTCTTTTGTGGAATATTGACCTTTTTAAGGTTTATGAGTGGAACTTCAAAATATGGAGAAAGAACTTCCGATAAGTATTCCTCTGAAATATATCCTTTCCCCATGAGAATCTCGGGAATTTCGCGTCCTGTTTTAAATGACTCATCACGAGCCAATTCAAAATCCTTATCAGTCACCACGCCGGATTCATTTAGTATTTTTTTTAGGTTGTCGGTGGTAATGTGCATGCCCACATATTATATCATGTGGTTTTATGCTCGCATATCCATAAAAATAATCATACGCATAAAGCCCTTCGAGCGTTTCTTTGTTA harbors:
- a CDS encoding type II secretion system protein, which encodes MLKSFPNSKLYILRSTQKRGALLLEILVATAILGIILSIGSQMVFVSLQSDKMAGERDVAVGILNETIEAIRAIGDGRWQTIFGLAHNGTHYYPVALNGTWSVSAGGSDESILVNGVNFMRYFIIENVSRCNDGSRGVASSTTCSPVGNYSDDPSTQKVVVSVSWSGGEPIVQTEYVIRWRNKVCPQTNWSAGKSFPADPAPSSSCSISPNSYFSDDGNIDNTSMPGAIKLQ
- a CDS encoding prepilin-type N-terminal cleavage/methylation domain-containing protein; protein product: MSNFYNLSRGISLLEILIVIAILAGLSAAGAGYFHNTVTTIESQATSKTLMSDIKNVRAKSMAGENNMKWGMRAVNSADDYYEIFSTPTNYIDVLTAVHSTTTLPRGVIFTNPGEGLSKEIIFSKISGTATAMTLGLSSLGDTATITVTAQGTVY
- a CDS encoding type II secretion system F family protein gives rise to the protein MSIYFYEGYDKDGAIIRGEFDAANEREVVTHLNKRGLTPVSINQIKIGEKEGILAISIFERITPVDIVFLVRNLSAAIRAGLGIIEALDILIEDTKKKILQKVLRTAKSQVKNGQPLSRGFEMNGKYFPPMFLGMLKAAEASGQLDVTLDNLGKYLTKEYNLTRKVRSALTYPVILLVGSVAVIGLLLIFVLPRLTKAFLQSGVELPLVTKILIATSNFLSTYIFVDVGIVAFFIWFFVFFRKTERGRKFFFKILLKVPIASDLVKKVALIRFARTLGGLIGSGIPATEALELSANSVGNYYYREAILKSAKEIQSGIPFSQTFLKYPHLFPHLFVSLILMGEKTGTLTSILATVSDFYEEEVDGKLKDLSSLIEPVLLLFMGLVIGAVALSILLPIYQLVGKFT
- a CDS encoding GspE/PulE family protein, with product MHITTDNLKKILNESGVVTDKDFELARDESFKTGREIPEILMGKGYISEEYLSEVLSPYFEVPLINLKKVNIPQKTLELVSENYAKSKSVIAFEHDVTKKILKIAMLDPLDLDTIEFLRAKLGVWIETHLMTITSFKYGLRQYKKKIGVGFNQTISENIEKSLLIAVSSDTDLAKTASAVPIVAILDNIVEHAAVLNASDIHFEPLEKALLVRFRIDGIMQEILALPKTIAPILVARVKILGNLQIDEHRTPQDGRFRFEIEDGTAIDIRTNIMPIFHGEKVEMRLLKNSARPLTLDDLGVPEKMQTRIDEEIKKPHGMILVTGPTGHGKTTTLYAMLNILNTTKVNITTIEDPIEYQVSGINQTQVNSKSGITFANGLRALLRQNPDIIMIGEIRDNETVEIAVHAALTGHLVLSSLHTNDAPSALPRLLDMGAPAFLLSSTVNLVIAQRLVRRICTSCVESYPIPAEINHLIVGEIKTLGEGNIKNTPTTLYRGKGCKVCGNTGFTGQIGIFELFQVSNAIRELLMKVATVGEIRKVAIREGMVTMFEDGLGKVERGMTTIEEILRVVRE